The DNA window TCGGCGGCGCGCCCAAGTTCCCCAACCCGATGAACTTCTCCCTGCTCTTGCGCGCGTGGCGGCGCGGCGGGGGTGAGTCGTTGCGGGACGCGGTGTTCCTCACGCTGGAGCGGATGGCGCTGGGCGGCATCTACGACCAGCTCGGGGGCGGCTTCCATCGCTACTCGGTGGATGCGCGCTGGTTGGTGCCGCACTTCGAGAAGATGCTCTACGACAACGCCCAGCTCGTGCACCTGTACTCGGAGGCGCAGCAGGTGGCGCCTCGGCCGCTGTGGCGCAAGGTGGTGGAGGAGACGGTGGAGTACGTGCGCCGCGAGATGACGGACGCGGGCGGCGCCTTCTACGCGGCGCAGGACGCGGACAGCGAGGGTGAAGAGGGCAAGTTCTTCGTGTGGCGCCCGGAGGAGATTCAGGCGGTGCTCCCGCCCGAGCGCGCGGAGCTCGTCATGCGCCACTTCCGTGTCACGCCGCTGGGCAACTTCGAGCACGGGGCCACGGTGCTGGAGGTCGTGGTGCCCGCGGAGACACTGGCCCGTGAGCGCAGCTTGCCGGTGGAGGCCGTGGAGCGTGAGCTGGCGGAGGCGCGTCAGGTGTTGTTCCAGGCGCGCGAGCGCCGCGTGAAGCCTGGGCGTGATGACAAGATTCTCGCGGGCTGGAATGGCTTGATGATTCGCGGGCTGGCGATGGCCTCACGGGTCTTCGAGCGTCCGGACTGGGCGCGCCTCGCGGTCTCCGCCGCGGACTTCGTGCTCGCGAAGCTGTGGGATGGGACGCGGCTGGCGCGCTCGTATCAGGAGGGGCAGGCGCGCATCGATGGCTTCCTCGAGGACTATGGCGACCTGGCCTCGGGTCTCACCGCGCTGTATCAGGCGACGTTCGACGTGAAGTACCTGGAGGCGGCGAAGGCGCTGGTGAAGCGCGCGGAGGCGCTCTTCTGGGATGCGGAGAAGCAGGCCTACCTCACCGCGCCGCGGGGACAGAAGGACCTGGTGGTGGCGACGTATGGCCTCTTCGACAACGCATTCCCCTCGGGGGCGTCCACGCTGACGGAGGCGCAGGTGGCGCTGGCGGCGCTCACGGGGGATGAGCATCACCTGGAGCTGCCATCGAAGTACGTCGCGAGGATGCGCGAGGGATTGGTGGCGAATGCGATGGGCTACGGCCACCTGGGGCTGGCGGCGGATTCGCTCCTCGACGGCGGTGCGGGAGTGACGTTCTCCGGCGCGCGCGACGCGGTGGCGCCGCTGCTGAGCGCGGCGAACCACGTCTACGCCCCGACGTTCGCCTTCGGCTGGAAGGAGGAGGGGACGCCCGTGCCCGCGCTCCTGAAGGAACTCTTCGAGGGGCGTGAGCCCGTAGCGGGGAAGGGCGCCGCGTACCTGTGCCGAGGCTTCGCGTGTGAGCTGCCTCGCACGGACGCGAAGGTTCTGGCTGAGCGGCTCGCGGAGAAGCCCAAGGGGGCTTGAGCGCCGCGTGGCCTGGTGCGCACGGGCCCATGAGGCCCGTGCTCCCCGGTGCCCGGTGCTACTTGACCTCGACGACCTTCAGCGTGCCGATGAGGGGCGTGATTTCCGCATTCCCCTCGGTGCCGAAGGCGAAGTGCGTGGCGTCCGCGACGGGCTGGTTGAAGGTCGGGTCCATCTGTGTCCACTCGCCAACGAAGACCTCCACCCACTCGTGCCAGTACAGCGCGGGCACGCCGTCCTGGTTCACCATGTAGATGACGCCGTCGATGCGCCGCGCGGGGATGCCCGCCGCGCGCAGCAGCGCCACCGACAACAGCGAGTGCTCGGTGCAATCGCCGCGCTTCTGGCGCAGCACGTCCGTGGCCCGGTCCGCGCTGGCCCCGTAGTCCTTCTCCAGATGCGAGGCCACCCACGTGTTCACCTTCAGGGCCGCCTGATACGCGTCCTTCTCGTCACCGATGATTTTCTTCGACTGCTCGCGGATGGCCGGAGCGCTGCTCTCCACCATGAGCGTGGACTTGAGGTTCTCTCCACCATCCGGGTCCGCCAGCGGCCGGCCCTTGAGCGAGGCCTTCGCGGGAGCGGCGGCCTTCAGCGTCACCTCCACGCTGCCATCCGGCTTCGCGGAGAACTTCTGGCGGTACGAATCCACGCGGAACTTCTCCGGCAGCCCCTTCACCATCAGGTTCACGCTCCCGGGCACCGCGCGCGCGGACTCGGGCAGCGGCTTGGGCAGCACCACGCGGGTGAGGCCGAACACCTCCACCAGGTCCATGCGCTTGGCGACGGCCTCCGTCTCCTTGCGCGCCTGCATCGTCTGGCCAAAGTCCACCAGCACCATCTCCCCGCGCTCGGTGACGTAGGTGGTGACGGGCACCTTCTCCTTGTCGGAGATGCTCGTGGCCTTGCCCAGCTTCACCTTCACCCCGTTCAGCGTCCGCTGCTCCGCGGGCTCCAGCGTCGTGGAGATGCCGTACGTCTCCAGGTCCATGCCATCCAGCACGAAGCCGCGCACGTTCGCCTTGCGCAAGAGCGCCACGCGCGTCTGGTCCGCGTCCTCCACGCGCTCCTTCGCGGGCGGCGTCACCGGCAGCACCTCGTCCGCGTGGCCCAGGCGCTTGCGCACCACGCGCATGCCTCCCTCGGGCGTGGCCGTGCCCTCCAGCGTCTGGTCTCCACCATCACCGCGCTGCACCACGGAGAAGGACAGGAGCCGGCCCTCGGGCCTGGCCTCGTAGACGCGCTCCTCGCGGTGGTTCCGCTCCGACAGGCGCGTGCCGACCATGGCCTTGAAGACCATCTGGTTGATGCTCTTCACCTTCTGCGGCTCACCGGGCATCAGCACCAGGTCCGTGAAGAGCCAGCCCACCTTCTTGTCCATCAGGTACAGGCCGAAGAACTCGCCACCCTTGGGGCGGGGAGCCCGCACCGCGTCGGACAACGCGGCCTTGGAGGGAGCGGCGGGGGATTGCGCCCAGGCGGACGGCGCGCCCACCAGCAGGGCGGCCAAGGCCGCGAGGGCCAGGGACATCGGTCGGAGCGTGCGGGTCATCACGCCCCTTCTAACGGGGGAGGCGGCCAAAGTCTTCAACCGCCCCACACCCCGTGCGCTGTGGACTACAGCCGCTTGGTGAGGATGATGAGGTCGTCCCCCACCTTGTAGAAGTCGCGGATGCGCGCTTCCTCACCGTACTTCATGGACGCGTAGAAGCCGCGCGTGGGGCCATAGGCCTCCGTGGCGCTGGTCTCCACGCGGATGAGCCGGCCATTCCTGCGCCGCAAATCCCCCTCCATGGCGGACACCAACGCCGCGCCCACGCCCTGTCCCCGGACCTCCGGAGCAGAGGCAATCCAGTACAGGTCGTAGCTGTCCTCCGTCATCGGCGTGGCCCCGTAGCAGATGTAGCCCACGAGCTGGCCCGCGCGGTCCGCGACGATGATGGAGTAATCCGTGTTGCCGGGCGTCAGCGCGATGCCAACCAGCTCCGTGGCGACCTCAACCTCCTGCGGCGAGAAGGTTTCGATCTTTCGAATCAGCGCGGCGAGGGGCTCCCGGTCCTTTCCTTCGATGGGACGGATGTCCATGGGCTCTTTCAGAAGCGACCTCGACCAGTCGGGCGGCCAGGGCGGGATAGTCCATGCCCGCGGCTGCGGCGGCCCTGGCGAACCCAGCGCTGGGATGGAGGTCGCAGTTGGGGTTGATATCGATGACGTAGGGCACGCCCTCCGGAGAAACCCGAAGGTCGACCCGTCCATAGTCCTGACAGTCGAGCGCTGCGAAGGCTTCCAGCGCTACCTGCACACAGCGAGCTTCCAGCGCCGCATCCACCTGGCACGGCCCGGCGGGCGTATCCCGGTACTCGTCGGAGCCCTCCTCCCACTTGGCGCTGTACGACACGATGTTCGGCCGAGCCTCGAAGGTCCGGCCGAAGTGGATTTCCGTCAACGGCAGCGCGCGCCGGGGCTGATTGCCCAACAGCGGCACGTAGATTTCGCGGCCGGGAATGAACTGCTCCACCAGCGCGGGCTGGTGGAAGTTGCGCAGCACCGCCTCGCAGGCGCGCACCAGCGCGGCGCGCTCGTACACCACCGAGTCGCCCGTCACGCCGACGCTCGCGTCCTCGCGCGCGGGCTTGACGATGAGCGGCCAGGGCAGGTCCACCGCCAGGGCGTCCTCCAGCCGCTCCACGACCCGGAAGGCGGGCGTGGACACGCCTCGGGCGCTCAACACTTCCTTGGCCTTGGGCTTGTGCAGCGCCAGGCCCAGCGACAGGGCGGACGAGCCGGTGTACGCCATGCCCAGCGCGTCCAGCAGGCACGGGACGGCCATCTCCCCGCGGCTGTCGGCGGCGAGCGACTCGCACAGGTTGACCACCAGGTCCGGCTGGCGCCGGCGCAGGGTGTCCACGAAGTCCAGCCGGTCCCCTTCGACGGCGAGCGGCTCGGCGACGGTGTCGCCCCGCGTGAGGGCCTCGGAGAGCGCGGCGGCGACTCGCACCACGTCCTCTCGGGCCTCCCGTCCCGGGTCATCCTGGAGGAGCTCGTGGTCGCGGTTGTGCAGCAGAATGATGTGCATTCGGAGGTGCCGGGAGGGTTACCACGTCCCCCCGTTCCCGCCCAGTCCGCAGGTGACGGTTGGTTACCTCCTGGGCTACCTCCCGGCAGGGCTTGAAGTACGGTGGACTACCTCCCGTGGGGGTATCCAGGAGTATGGAAAGGGCATCATGCGCATCCGCGACCCCATCCACGGCACCATTCCGGTCAGCGACTCGGAAAAGGCCGTCATCGACAGCCGCCACTACCAGCGGCTGCGGTACGTCCGTCAGCTCGGGTTCGGGGACCTGGCCTTCCCCGGCGCCACGCACACCCGGCACATCCATTCCCTGGGCGCCATGCACGTCGCCGCGCGCGTGTTCGGCGCGGTGGCCTCCCGCTCCTCGCTCCCCGAGGACGTCCGCGAGCGCTTCAGCACGGCCGTCCGGCTGGCGGTGCTCTGCCACGACCTGGGACACATGCCGCTGTCCCATGCCTCGGAGCGCATCGCGCCCAAGCGTTCCCTGCTGCGGCTGCCCGGTTGGCTGGACTCGGTGGCGGAAGGTGAACAGGCGACGCACGAGGACTACACCGCGAAAATCCTCCTGGACAGCCAGCTCACGCCCATCATCGAGCGCGAGTTCGGCGGGCGGGGCATCACCCCCATGGCCGCGGTGGCGCTGATTACCGGCGCCAGGCCCCCCAAGGACCCGGGCTTCACCTGGCAGGGCGTGGACTGGTCGCCGCTGTTGCGCGCCATCGTCTCCGGGGAGCTGGACGCGGACCGCATGGACTACCTGCTGCGTGACTCCTTCTACACGGGCGTCAACTACGGCCGGTACGACATGGATTGGATCATCAACAACCTCAATCCCGCGGTGAAGGACGGGCGGGCGTACCTCGCGCTGAGCCGGGCGGCGGCGTTCGCGTTCGAGGACTTCCTGCTCAGCCGCTACCACATGTTCGTGTCGGTGTACCTGCACCACACGTCGGTGAGCTTCGACCACATGCTGCGGCGCTACTACGAGGAGTCGCCCGGCGAGTTCGAGATTCCCTCGGACCCGGAGGCGTTCCTGCTCTGTGACGACTCGGCGCTCTGGTACACGCTGCGCCGCTCTCGCAACCGCTGGGCCCAGCGCATCATCACCCGCCAGGGCTTCAAGCTGCTGGCGCAGTTCACCGAGCGGGACGCGGGCTACGACTTGGAAGTGCTGCGCGGTGCGTTGGTGTCCTCGGGCTTCGAGCACTACGTCGTCGAGTCCGTGAATGTGCTCAGCAAGTACACCTCGGGGCATGGGAACAGCAGCGGGCCGAGCTTGTTCATCATCGACGCGTCCACGGGCCGGTTGACGGAGGTGGCGCGATACACGCCGCTGTATCAGCGCTACAGTGGCGCGGTGCGCCTGACGCGGCTGTACGTACGGCCGGACCAGTCCCAGGCGGCGCACGAGCTGATGGGCCAACTGCTGGGCCAGGCGGGGCAATCATGAGCGAGCGGCTTCCGAGTCTGGGTTTGGGTCTGGACTTCAGTCACGTCCCCAGCGAGCCGCGAGGCTCCG is part of the Myxococcus landrumus genome and encodes:
- a CDS encoding transglutaminase-like domain-containing protein produces the protein MTRTLRPMSLALAALAALLVGAPSAWAQSPAAPSKAALSDAVRAPRPKGGEFFGLYLMDKKVGWLFTDLVLMPGEPQKVKSINQMVFKAMVGTRLSERNHREERVYEARPEGRLLSFSVVQRGDGGDQTLEGTATPEGGMRVVRKRLGHADEVLPVTPPAKERVEDADQTRVALLRKANVRGFVLDGMDLETYGISTTLEPAEQRTLNGVKVKLGKATSISDKEKVPVTTYVTERGEMVLVDFGQTMQARKETEAVAKRMDLVEVFGLTRVVLPKPLPESARAVPGSVNLMVKGLPEKFRVDSYRQKFSAKPDGSVEVTLKAAAPAKASLKGRPLADPDGGENLKSTLMVESSAPAIREQSKKIIGDEKDAYQAALKVNTWVASHLEKDYGASADRATDVLRQKRGDCTEHSLLSVALLRAAGIPARRIDGVIYMVNQDGVPALYWHEWVEVFVGEWTQMDPTFNQPVADATHFAFGTEGNAEITPLIGTLKVVEVK
- a CDS encoding GNAT family N-acetyltransferase; this encodes MDIRPIEGKDREPLAALIRKIETFSPQEVEVATELVGIALTPGNTDYSIIVADRAGQLVGYICYGATPMTEDSYDLYWIASAPEVRGQGVGAALVSAMEGDLRRRNGRLIRVETSATEAYGPTRGFYASMKYGEEARIRDFYKVGDDLIILTKRL
- a CDS encoding thioredoxin domain-containing protein: MATHPPSAGPSNRLAQEPSPYLRQHASNPVDWFAWGDEALARARAEDKPILLSVGYSACHWCHVMAHESFESPDTARLMNEGFINIKVDREERPDLDQIYQGVVQLMGQGGGWPLTVFLTPDLKPFYGGTYFPPEDRYGRPGFPRLLMALRDAWANKREDIHRQAAQFEEGLGELAAYGLDAAPGVLSSEDVVSMGQRMALQVDSVHGGFGGAPKFPNPMNFSLLLRAWRRGGGESLRDAVFLTLERMALGGIYDQLGGGFHRYSVDARWLVPHFEKMLYDNAQLVHLYSEAQQVAPRPLWRKVVEETVEYVRREMTDAGGAFYAAQDADSEGEEGKFFVWRPEEIQAVLPPERAELVMRHFRVTPLGNFEHGATVLEVVVPAETLARERSLPVEAVERELAEARQVLFQARERRVKPGRDDKILAGWNGLMIRGLAMASRVFERPDWARLAVSAADFVLAKLWDGTRLARSYQEGQARIDGFLEDYGDLASGLTALYQATFDVKYLEAAKALVKRAEALFWDAEKQAYLTAPRGQKDLVVATYGLFDNAFPSGASTLTEAQVALAALTGDEHHLELPSKYVARMREGLVANAMGYGHLGLAADSLLDGGAGVTFSGARDAVAPLLSAANHVYAPTFAFGWKEEGTPVPALLKELFEGREPVAGKGAAYLCRGFACELPRTDAKVLAERLAEKPKGA
- a CDS encoding D-alanine--D-alanine ligase family protein is translated as MHIILLHNRDHELLQDDPGREAREDVVRVAAALSEALTRGDTVAEPLAVEGDRLDFVDTLRRRQPDLVVNLCESLAADSRGEMAVPCLLDALGMAYTGSSALSLGLALHKPKAKEVLSARGVSTPAFRVVERLEDALAVDLPWPLIVKPAREDASVGVTGDSVVYERAALVRACEAVLRNFHQPALVEQFIPGREIYVPLLGNQPRRALPLTEIHFGRTFEARPNIVSYSAKWEEGSDEYRDTPAGPCQVDAALEARCVQVALEAFAALDCQDYGRVDLRVSPEGVPYVIDINPNCDLHPSAGFARAAAAAGMDYPALAARLVEVASERAHGHPSHRRKGPGAPRRADSKDRNLLAAGG
- a CDS encoding HD domain-containing protein, with translation MRIRDPIHGTIPVSDSEKAVIDSRHYQRLRYVRQLGFGDLAFPGATHTRHIHSLGAMHVAARVFGAVASRSSLPEDVRERFSTAVRLAVLCHDLGHMPLSHASERIAPKRSLLRLPGWLDSVAEGEQATHEDYTAKILLDSQLTPIIEREFGGRGITPMAAVALITGARPPKDPGFTWQGVDWSPLLRAIVSGELDADRMDYLLRDSFYTGVNYGRYDMDWIINNLNPAVKDGRAYLALSRAAAFAFEDFLLSRYHMFVSVYLHHTSVSFDHMLRRYYEESPGEFEIPSDPEAFLLCDDSALWYTLRRSRNRWAQRIITRQGFKLLAQFTERDAGYDLEVLRGALVSSGFEHYVVESVNVLSKYTSGHGNSSGPSLFIIDASTGRLTEVARYTPLYQRYSGAVRLTRLYVRPDQSQAAHELMGQLLGQAGQS